The following proteins are encoded in a genomic region of Pyricularia oryzae 70-15 chromosome 6, whole genome shotgun sequence:
- a CDS encoding phosphatidate cytidylyltransferase: MTKPRRGVSFPHRKNGYSDGRRSSFSEASEDGSPTKMRSTSTLNNIQEAPPTPQAQAVADYEKKKANFITRTLWTFVMIAIFFGALFMGHIYIILIITAIQIISFKEVIAIANVPSKARSLSSAKSLNWYWLASTMYFLYGESVIYYFKHIVLVDKVLLPLATHHRFISFILYVFGFVFFVMSLQAGHYKFQFTNFAWTHMALYLIVVQAHFVMNNIFEGMIWFFLPAALVITNDIWAYICGITFGRTQLIKLSPKKTVEGFVGAWVMTVLFGILLTHFLTRSKYFICPVNDLGANVFTGLSCDPNPAFLPTTWTMPDFVFLPRDFGKLSITMAPVQLHTLILSTFASLIAPFGGFFASGLKRTFKIKDFGDSIPGHGGMTDRMDCQFTMGFFTYVYYHTFIATHKMGLGGIMEDAITGLTPDEQIELIRGMGRYLANQGIVGADVLSCLDSALPMRR; encoded by the exons ATGACGAAGCCGCGCAGAGGGGTAAGTTTCCCTCATCGTAAAAATGGCTACTCGGACGGGCGCCGATCCAGCTTTTCAGAGGCCAGCGAAGATGGGTCGCCGACGAAGATGCGATCCACCAGCACTCTGAACAACATACAAGAG GCACCCCCAACACCCCAAGCCCAAGCAGTGGCAGATtacgaaaagaagaaggccaACTTTATCACGCGGACACTATGGACATTTGTCATGATCGCCATCTTCTTCGGCGCCCTGTTTATGGGACACATCTACATCATCTTGATCATTACCGCAATTCAGATCATCTCCTTCAAAGAGGTCATCGCCATCGCCAATGTTCCCAGCAAGGCCCGATCCTTGAGCTCCGCCAAAAGCCTCAACTGGTACTGGCTCGCATCGACCATGTACTTCCTGTACGGCGAGAGCGTCATATACTACTTTAAGCACATCGTACTTGTCGACAAAGTCTTGCTGCCGCTTGCCACCCACCACCGCTTCATCAGCTTTATCCTATATGTATTCGGCTTTGTCTTCTTCGTCATGTCTCTCCAGGCTGGACACTACAAGTTCCAGTTTACCAACTTTGCCTGGACGCATATGGCACTGTACCTGATTGTTGTGCAAGCTCATTTCGTCATGAACAACATCTTTGAGGGTATGATTTGGTTCTTCCTCCCTGCTGCGCTGGTGATTACAAACGACATCTGGGCCTACATCTGCGGTATTACCTTTGGGCGCACCCAGCTCATCAAGCTGTCGCCCAAGAAGACGGTTGAGGGTTTTGTTGGCGCATGGGTTATGACTGTGCTGTTTGGAATACTTCTCACTCACTTCCTCACGCGCAGCAAGTACTTCATTTGCCCTGTCAAT GACCTGGGAGCAAATGTGTTCACCGGCCTCTCCTGTGACCCGAACCCGGCCTTCCTCCCGACGACGTGGACAATGCCCGACTTCGTCTTCCTGCCGCGCGATTTTGGCAAGCTTAGCATTACTATGGCGCCCGTTCAGCTGCACACCCTGATCCTGTCCACATTCGCGTCGCTCATCGCCCCATTCGGTGGATTCTTCGCTTCGGGTCTCAAGCGCACATTCAAGATCAAGGATTTTGGCGACTCGATTCCTGGCCACGGCGGTATGACTGACCGCATGGACTGCCAATTTACGATGGGATTCTTCACATACGTCTACTATCACACCTTTATCGCGACACACAAGATGGGCCTAGGAGGAATAATGGAGGACGCTATCACGGGCTTGACGCCCGACGAGCAAATTGAGCTCATCCGGGGTATGGGTAGATACCTTGCCAACCAGGGCATCGTTGGTGCAGAT GTTCTGTCATGTTTGGACTCGGCCTTGCCGATGAGGAGGTAG